The Episyrphus balteatus chromosome 4, idEpiBalt1.1, whole genome shotgun sequence genome includes a window with the following:
- the LOC129919069 gene encoding cytochrome P450 6a9-like: MELLITVFCGISTLVSLVFLFLRYRMCYWKYRQIPHDEPGMFLGNMKPNTHQCAPMNDLYKKYKGTGPFCGLYFFMTPAVLALDLNLVKKVLVKDFNNFADRGFFSNEVDDPLSAHIVSLDGPKWRRLRNKFSPTFTSNKMKSVFPIVVDIGHRFVKTFSDIISEKGSEIVEIKDLNARFTTDVIGSCAFGIECNSLKDPNAEFRKYGRSVFEEQNHHSLIIGFTRSCPKLARKLRIRTTKREIETFFMGAARDAVEYREKNNIRKNDFMSTLIDLKNNKPIQTEDGQIVNTEGLTMEEVAAQAFLFWVAGFETSSSAMSYTIYELARHVDIQDKLRQSIDEAFEKHNGEVTYECLREMQYLDQVFDESIRMHPIVPSLQRVAAADYQVNNDPKYKIEKGSMVFIPVEAIHYDPEIYPNPSKFDPERFSSEEKSKRDTVAFLPFGEGPRNCVGLSFGKMQAKIGLAFLIKNFKFSCCEETPEKLRIHTEHILWVTDHGIPLKVEKV, from the exons ATGGAACTTCTAATAACAGTTTTTTGTGGTATCAGTACTTTAGTGTCGTTGGTGTTCTTATTTCTTCGATATCGAATGTGCTATTGGAAATATCGTCAAATACCTCACGATGAACCGGGAATGTTTCTTGGCAACATGAAGCCAAATACCCATCAATGTGCACCAATGAATGATCTTTATAAGAAGTACAAAGGCACTGGACCGTTTTGTGGACTTTATTTCTTCATGACACCAGCTGTATTGGCACTGGATTTAAATTTAGTGAAAAAAGTGTTGGTGAAAGATTTTAATAATTTCGCTGATCGTGGATTCTTTTCGAACGAAGTCGATGATCCTTTAAGTGCACATATCGTAAGTTTGGATGGACCAAAATGGCGTCGTTTACGGAATAAATTTTCACCGACTTTTACATCCAACAAAATGAAATCAGTATTTCCAATAGTTGTTGATATCGGACATCGATTTGTCAAGACATTTAGTGATATTATTAGTGAAAAAGGTAGTGAAATAGTAGAAATCAAAGATTTGAATGCAAGATTTACCACCGACGTTATTGGATCGTGTGCATTTGGTATTGAGTGTAATAGCTTAAAAGATCCCAATGCAGAGTTTCGAAAGTACGGTCGTTCAGTATTTGAAGAGCAGAATCATCATTCACTGATAATTGGATTCACACGAAGTTGTCCGAAATTAGCAAGGAAATTAAGAATTCGTACAACAAAACGTGAAATTGAGACATTTTTCATGGGAGCAGCTCGAGATGCAGTGGAATATCGAGAAAAGAACAATATTCGAAAGAATGATTTTATGAGTACTTTGATTGATTTGAAGAACAACAAACCGATCCAAACTGAAGATGGTCAAATTGTGAATACAGAAGGTTTAACAATGGAAGAAGTTGCAGCTCaggcttttttgttttgggTGGCTGGGTTTGAGACATCTTCATCGGCAATGTCGTATACGATATACGAACTTGCTCGACATGTTGATATTCAAGATAAATTGAGGCAATCCATTGATGAAGCTTTTGAGAAGCATAATGGTGAAGTGACATACGAGTGTCTCAGGGAGATGCAGTATTTAGATCAAGTTTTTGATG aatctATTCGAATGCATCCAATAGTTCCATCATTACAACGTGTTGCAGCTGCTGATTACCAAGTCAATAATGatccaaaatataaaattgaaaaaggttCAATGGTTTTCATTCCGGTTGAAGCGATTCATTATGATCCGGAAATTTATCCCAATCCCAGCAAATTCGATCCGGAACGTTTTAGTTCCGAGGAGAAGTCAAAACGTGATACAGTAGCTTTCTTACCATTTGGCGAAGGACCTCGAAATTGTGTCGGACTGAGTTTTGGAAAAATGCAAGCAAAAATTGGTTtggcatttttaattaaaaatttcaaatttagttGTTGTGAGGAAACACCGGAAAAGTTAAGGATTCATACAGAACATATTTTATGGGTAACTGATCATGGAATTCCGTTGAAAGTCGAGAAGGTTTAG
- the LOC129919068 gene encoding cytochrome P450 6a8-like — MELLLTVICGVITLISLVLFFVWNRLRYWKLRQIPHDEPLMFLGNMRPNTHQSTPMNQLYKKYKGTGPFCGLYFFMTPAVLTLDLDLVKKVLIKDFTNFSDRGFFSNQVDDPLSAHLLTLDGKGWRLLRNKLSPTFTSKQMKFMFPSVVEVGHRFVKTLSEIIGEQNSELIEIKDLNARFTTDVIGSCAFGLECNSLTDPNAEFRKYGRLIFEEQNHHALILGFMQSSPKLARLLRMRMTRRDVEKFFMEAVRGTVEYREKNNIRKNDFMSLLIDLKNNKPIYSEDGKQVDTSGLTMEELAAQAFLFWVAGFETSSSTMTYAIYELARNTDIQDKLRQSINEVLEKHDGELTYESLKEMHYFDQVFDETLRFYPIVPFLQRIAASDYSSTSDPKYKIEKGSLIFIPVEAIHYDPEIYPNPCTFDPERFSSEEKAKRDTVAYLPFGEGPRNCVGLRFGKMQAIIGLVSLIRNFKFSWCEETPTKLQYDPAQILLATRHGIHLKVEKV, encoded by the exons ATGGAACTACTGCTCACTGTGATTTGCGGTGTGATCACTTTGATCTCGCTGGTATTATTTTTCGTTTGGAATCGATTACGCTATTGGAAACTACGTCAAATACCTCACGATGAACCGCTTATGTTTCTTGGCAACATGAGGCCAAATACCCATCAATCTACACCAATGAATCAGCTCTATAAGAAGTACAAGGGAACTGGACCGTTTTGTGGACTTTATTTCTTTATGACACCAGCTGTATTGACACTCGATTTGGATTTAGTGAAAAAAGTGTTGATTAAAGATTTCACCAATTTTAGTGATCGTGGATTTTTCTCGAATCAAGTTGATGATCCACTTAGTGCGCATCTATTGACTTTGGATGGAAAAGGTTGGAGATTGTTGAGGAATAAGCTTTCGCCGACTTTTACATCAAAACAGATGAAATTTATGTTTCCATCGGTGGTTGAAGTTGGTCATCGTTTTGTCAAGACTTTGAGTGAGATTATTGGTGAACAAAACAGTGAATTAATAGAAATCAAAGATCTGAATGCAAGATTTACCACCGATGTTATTGGATCGTGTGCATTTGGTCTTGAGTGTAATAGTTTGACAGATCCAAATGCTGAATTCCGAAAGTATGGtcgtttaatttttgaagaacaaaATCATCATGCGTTGATTTTGGGTTTTATGCAGAGTTCTCCCAAACTAGCCCGATTGTTAAGAATGAGAATGACTCGTCGTGATGTTGAGAAGTTTTTTATGGAAGCTGTCCGGGGTACTGTGGAATATCGAGAGAAGAACAATATTCGGAAGAATGATTTCATGAGTTTGCTGATCGATTTGAAGAATAATAAGCCCATTTATAGTGAAGATGGAAAACAAGTTGATACATCGGGTTTGACAATGGAAGAACTTGCAGCTCAGGCGTTCCTCTTTTGGGTGGCTGGTTTTGAGACATCTTCATCGACAATGACCTATGCAATATACGAACTTGCGCGAAACACTGATATTCAAGATAAGTTGAGACAATCGATCAACGAGGTTCTAGAGAAACATGATGGTGAATTGACTTATGAGAGTCTCAAGGAAATGCATTATTTCGATCAAGTTTTTGATG AAACTCTTCGTTTCTATCCAATTGTTCCGTTTCTACAACGCATTGCAGCTTCTGATTACTCTTCAACCAGTGATCCAAAATATAAAATCGAAAAAGGATCTTTAATATTCATTCCGGTTGAGGCGATTCACTATGATCCGGAAATTTATCCAAATCCTTGCACATTCGATCCGGAACGTTTTAGTTCTGAAGAGAAAGCTAAACGAGATACTGTTGCTTATTTGCCATTTGGTGAAGGACCTCGAAATTGTGTTGGATTGAGATTTGGAAAAATGCAAGCAATAATTGGTTTGGTTTCATTGAtcagaaactttaaatttagcTGGTGTGAGGAAACACCGACGAAGTTGCAATATGATCCAGCACAGATTTTATTGGCCACTCGTCATGGAATTCATTTGAAAGTTGAAAAGGTTTAA